In the genome of Trypanosoma brucei gambiense DAL972 chromosome 11, complete sequence, the window CATCACCTACGAGTTTGCCTGTACTCTTCCGCAAGGGATCCGCCGTTAGGTGGACACGGAACAACTGAACAAGACAAAGTGGTAGAGCTCCGTGAAGAAGTACTGTGCGTCAACTCATCACATTTTCTGGGCAGTGCACACCCTTCAACCCACTAAAGAACACACGTTGGTACGGCGACATATCGGGAAAATATAAGATTGAACAAGAATTAATGTCAAGAATTCAAAAGCCCAGCGAGGAGGTAAAGCCTACCCGACTATCCTATATAGCGTAAACAGACATAGCGTGCGAAAACAGCATGAAATTAAGCCCCGCATCGCAAATACATCATAAACTGCCTACACCACCCATCGCACCATTCTCCATCTCAGCGCGAAAGATGGACTTCTTAGTTCTCGATATGATCCCTGTGACAGGACCGGGACTTAAAGGGTCTCTTGCATTGCGCTCCACAACGTCCCCAAAAACATGCGAGGGGACATCCCGTTTGAGGACGGGAGCATGTTCATCCGGCGGTACTATATCCACAGCATCGCTGAACCTAACGCGCCTCTTGGGAGTTTTCATATTCGCCTCCACAGAGGGCATAGAACCTCCAGACTTCTTTTCGTCAACTATCAGTGTAGCCGCAAACCCAATATCTCCGGGAGATGTATATTTGAACGCGGGTGGTACTGCCAACGACGGGTCATGGGGAATTAGCTGTTGCCCGCACACCTCAAACCCCTCCCCCTTAACTGACTCGGTGGCCGCAGATGGGGTTATTGTCGTTACCCGTTTGCGCTCCATCTCCTCGCGAACTCGCCTCTCCTTCTTTGCGATTAGTCTCTCCGTCATGAGGCGCTCCGCcagttcatcatcatcaatcCGATCCCCCAGCTCCCGCTCGATTTCCAAGAGTTCTTCCTCTGTAAGTTCATCAAGTTCATCAAAAATCCCCAtatcttcttccttcagtcCCACCTCCATCGGTGCTGCCCTTGTGCCGCCTTCCACAGGATCCAATCCAGAGTAGTTCGGGCGCTCATCCACTTGTGCCAATGGGAAAGATTTCATGGGTGCATTAGCGGCAGCCCCCTGGCACGATTCACTTGCCACCGGCACGCGCTTCTTGCTGTAGTTTTCCATGGCTGCTTGTTTGGTGGCTTCAACCTCTGCCATTGCCTTTTCTGCACTGGGTATCTCTGTCAGGAATAATTGCTGGCGCTGCGCCAGCGCGCCCTCCTCCGCTATCAACGCGGCTTCCTCTCCACGTAAAAAATCCAAACGCCTCTCGGCAATTTCCCGCGCCTGCTTCGCGCTGCGCTCGGTGAACCAATTATCTCCCAGTAAAACAAGAATGTTATTCGTATAGTCGATGGTGGCTTCAAAGTACGCCGCACCAGATGCTACAGGGGCGAGCACAGGCACTCGACACCGGTCCGTGATGCACTGCAGAACATCCTGAAGTTGTTTGTACTCACCCATTTTTCGCCTGCATCGCTCTAACTGTTCCTGATTCTTTTTCGTGAGATAGTAAAACAGTTCGGCCCCTGTAAGAACCTCCCCTTCGTCCGAGTCCATCGAATTCGCTATCCGCGGCTACTGTAGCCCTACTGAAACGTAAGGGGTGAAACAGGAtatgaaagaaagcaaagaaggtTCCGTGAAAAAGATGGAGAAAACGAAAGGGACGTAATTGAAAGAAGAactcaaacaaaacacaaaaagtcCTTTAGGGTGCGTGTTGGGTGGAAATCAGAACCGCGAGCACGCGCGTagatgtgtgtatgtgcacaTCCAAGGATGTATCACGCGTACGTATATATCTATGCTACAATAAACCCACGAACCAACCACTAGCGGCTCATCTTCACGTCAAGTGGCAATCGCTGGTGGTGGAGCCTCAGCCGTCTTCGACGGTGCCTTCTCCAATTTCCCACTGGAAGCCGCGAGCAGCGTTTCCATTCGCATTTTCTCCACCACGCGATTGTAATCATCGTGAAGATCATTGTCGTATGGCGTAATACGCATTGCCTGCTCTAGCAATTCCAGAGCCTTGCGATAGTCTTTCAGCCCGCAGTGAGCGGCGGCCCCCCTCACACAAGCTTTGAGAATAGCGTATACGTGACCACTTTTCTCCCCCACTTTCCTCGCAGCTGCATTCCGCTTGCGCATGACCTCATCTTCACCACAgccaccaccatcaccccCAACTCCATCTTCGCTCCCGTCCTCGTCATCGCTATCCACCAAATTCGTTGAAAGGGCTCCAGGACAACTCAATGCTTCCGCCACTTCTCGGCAAAATTCTAGCACATGAGAAGATTCCATCAAAGCTTCCTTGAAACAACCCTGATGAAGAAGAGCTGCGCTCAAGTTGTTGCGCGCCCGCACCTCGTAGGGATCCTCCTCCAAAACCTGACGGTAAACATCGGCAGCCGCGGCATAGTCGCCTTGATAGTACATGGAAGAAGCTTCGTGCAGTTTGGCAGCAAGTGGGTCCCTCGTTTCTAACATGCCACGTTTCTTCATGTATGATTCCACTAACTTGTAATCTGCTATGACATCCGCATCCTCTTCCGCGTCACAGTAAGCAGCCGCCATCCGTAGATCCTCTATGCCGCGCTCAAAGCACTTCCCCCAGCAGTAAGCCGCACCGCGGCGGGAATGAAGCTTCATCATTAGATAGCGATACCGCTCTTGTGTGAGGTCACTTGCCGGAGTATTGGACAGCATCGTGAGGGCCAACGTACAGTCCTCAATAGCACGTTTATATTCAAACAACTGAATAAAGCAAGCGGCACGGTTTGATACGCAAATAAGAAACGCACCATCACGCTTGATAGATTCCGTGTAGGCGTCTGCGGCTGCTTTCCACTCACGGCGTTGATAGTGTTTATCCGCCCGCTCTTTCCAAAACATAGGACTATCTTCAACGCGGGTCGGTTTATAGCGGCTTCTCCGGTAGTACTCATCCTCTCCACGCGACCGCGTGGGTATTGCCGCCATTTTCGATGTGAATTGTACAGGAACGACGACAGTTTCTGTGTGGCGCACGCATGGGGccatctcctcttcttttctttcttccataCTCCCTTGCATCGCACCAATATCCCCGGGACATTGGGGTGCTCGTTTCTTCTCCTCATGTGCCTGCTGTTCGACCCGCTGTTGTTCTTCCCATGAATACAACTCCGCCTCCGCAGAgtccttctcctccttcattcGCCCCTCTATGAGACGCCGCTGTGCACGGTCCACCTCCCACTGTTCCTCCGTCATTCGTcgcttctcttcctcccttttacCAACACGTTCCTTTAGCCGCCGGTTGTAGGACTCCTCCGCCCGCTGAATAGCACCAGCCCGCCGCTCCCGTATGGCTTCGGCGCCAATCTCCCCTTCGTTGATACAAAGAGATTCCCACAGTTCCGGAACCCGTTTTCGTAAACGCACGCGTAAACACGTTCGGTCCTCCGGATCCATAAAGTGGGTAGACTTCGCTTCATCTATGGGATGCAGCAGGTCAAGCACCAAAAGATACGTCGGGGAAGCATTTACCTTCACTAAAAGATCTGACACAAAGATATCAATGGCCTCCTTCTTAAACCCCTTGATCGTGATGCGGAGGAGGACTTCGGTGTTGGTCTGCTCCCACTCGTATACAGGCTTGACTGGCATTACTTTGTAGAGGCCTCCACATAAAAGAGGGGGTGAattgggaagaaaaaaaacaagagcatcaggggggaaaaaaaaaattattaccACATTCAAAAACGATAACAGAAAAATGTCACCATGCAGTTGACCAGTACTTACCTTCCCACATATCTCTCCTACCTCCTCCATACTCATACGTTGAAGCACTCACAGCGCATTGTCAAAaggaagagcaaaaaaataaaaataaaaataaaaaaaactctcCCCTAAGCAGCCACAAAGGGAAGCGGAGAAAAGATGTCAATAATCAGCCTCAGAACGTGGCATCAGAAACAGTAATGTGCACGCCAGAGCgctggtgttttttttttccccctcgtgCGTGACCTCACAGCAAACAaagtgagagggaaaagacatcgaaagaagcaaggaaaagggggggaaaactAAAACTAAAGATCCTAGCGTCGTACGACACGCAGGTTTGCGTTTACTTATATAGGCAAGAAAATACAGAGGaagggtaaagaaaaaaaaactgctacCGTCATTCCCGAAAGGTTAAATATGCTTTTCGGACACTcgttaaacaaaaagtaaacaacGTTTGCGGCCCGTTGACTGTCGGGCGAACTAGCGCACCTCCCACATATACTTTTACACTTCTTTAATATGGTAcctttctccccctcctccccccccaacAAGTGCCTGAGTGATGCGGCCACATCCCCTACCTCGTCCATATGATTCTTACTTCCACCGCTCCTTCGCTCCATAACCACTTATACTCTTCACAGTGCCAATAGTGCTTGTGAGGAGCTCCTGGAATTTTGGTGCAGAAATACGGTACAAGGCAGCAGCACCATCCTCAGCCAGCCCAAAAAGCCGGTGTGGCCCCTTGTAGAGCGCGTTTGCCCATAGCGACAAAACCGTTGTGCTGGGCGAGTAGCTTTCCTCTGGTAAAACTACGTAAAAGGGAGGCATTCCATCCGTAAGAGTCCCTTTGCCGTTCTTGCAATACAACGGTAGCGATAAGCATGGATCTTTAGGGCTGTTACCTTCCCGCTCGTGGCACGAGGGcggtggaggagggggaataGAGTTCACATAACGGCGGTGCTCACAGCACACCGTGTAACAGCCCTCGCAGACACGAACCCAATTCCTGGATGATTCTAGACAACCTGCCCTATCTGGCAGCTTCCCCAAGAAGGAAGAGCAGTCGTGGCAGTAAATAAGGCCACATCGGCGGCAGTGATGACGTCTCACAAGGTGTGTAAAAGAGCGGCTGCAAGCATTGCAGGAAGTAACTGATTCATCCCGCTCCCACGGCTGCACCCGAAAGGGGTCGCCAGCGTGGTCGGCAATAGCCTGGCGGTGAAGCTGCCGCATTAACACAAGCAAGTGCACCAAATCCCCCCGTATCTCCTCATTCCGCTTCACGTAGCGTCGAACTCGGTCGTCACGCCCCTCTACTGCCTCGCGAACACTACCCAGTACCTCCCTTGTAGCAATCTCCCTCGCCCTCTCTGCCACACGATCTACCAGCAACTGCAAACGCACCTTGTCTCGTACATACGAATCGAAATCCCCCCCAATATGCGGAGAGGAGGACAATCCCTCACGCGTAATTTCGGGTACGGGAGCGGCAATATGTGTGGAGTCAGTGGAAGGGTTCGAGCCGAAGTCGGGCTCAAGTGGCGCACTATCCTTTTGATGGTCAAAGGTGTACACGCCACCATCAGTCGCGCCTCCCATATCTGGCCTCCACTCACAAGAATGCGTAAGCTCCACTATACCCCCAAAGTAAAGGATGTTTTCATCAGCTTTTTGATGCACACTACAATCACCGCCGGCTCGCCTAATGTTTTCTACTTCCTCCCCAGATTGTGTGGGGTCAACATTTCCCGAAGGAGAACACCCAGAACCCTTATTTATCAGCACAAAACCAGCGTCATTTCCACTTCGATATTGCTCCTCATATTGTGCGCGCCGTTCGGACGCCAAATTTGCTACTGCAGCATCAATTTCTGCATCACTAATATCAGCCAACAAATCCAACCATTCGTTTCCATCTGCGGAGTCAACGCCCTCTCTAGGTATATATCTTTCGTCTGCGTGCCCCGAACCACCGCATAGATACCTCTCGTAGACTCCACTCAAGCTCTCCAGCCCACTTCCTGAACTCACGTTTGTGCTCAACGCATCTCCCTGTGCATCAGGCATACAAGCAGCCGGTAATAAATCCACATGGCCGCCCTCCATCTTGCGCATAAGGGCAGTGGCAGCCTCTCGTATCATCTCCACGGTGACACCCCTGTCCGCACCGCGCGACATCGCTATGTTAATCCCCCTCTCACCTGTGTTATCTACGTTAGCGCAAGCAAACGTATACTAAGGTAAACTAGAACAACCCGAAGAGAAAGAATAACTATAACTGGTCACTGTCAAAGTTGAAGGAAGGTAGAATgagcacaaagaaaaaggaagagaaaggtaACGAAACGTAAAGGCAGTTACACCACCCAGAACAGGCAACGGCTGAACAATGGGCAATGAGAGAATAACACAGGAATTTCCCAACGCGCAGCAGCGGACTTCATTGAGTGGGAGacgtagaaaaaaaaaaagaaaaaaggcggcATCGTTCCTCCACTGTAAGTGAAATGAAACTATGGAAAGCACTCACCGTACAGTGACGACGTCCACCATCAAATGGGTCCGTCATTAACCTCCCCACTCCAAGTGGTTATCCCCACACACTCACATCTTGTTCAAGGCAAAAAACAGCTAAGAGTTTGGCAACTTCACTTAGAAGCGGCGCAGTAGGGACACATTCTGATGGCCCCCACCTCCTCATGTGGGTGACGCACCAAGGTTGCCAAACAAGCGGAGCAAAGCCACGCCAAATAACTCACGTTCTCCCCACTTGCAACGCCGGTTTGCGCGGGATCCTGAGGTAAGCAGGCAGGTGGCACCACGTAGCGCTCAACAAGAAGCTCCCGCTGCCGACGACTATTTGTAGCGTTGTCCATCTCCCGTTGGCCGTTCCGCCTAACAGCCAACTCCATCAAGTAGCCCACATGTGACAGTGCGAACTGAGGCGCCCAAATCCCTCCCGTAGTATTCGCAAGAGCCTGAAGACGCAACCCAAGTGCGCTAGAAACAACCGCCGGCCCGAAGACATGAACAGCAGTACGGAGTCTCGTAGCAGCTGTAGCAGCTGCTGAGAAAGGACACTCTTCCGAGAAGGATAATGGCCGCGTGTCGCACACACCGCTAAATATAATCATCGCCCCACCAGCAGGGACGAATGCGTCGCACACCTCTGCACCACACTCATCGAAACTCTCGCTAGGACACGTGGAATATGACCGAAGAAAGCAGCATGCAGCCAGTATGGCTCCAGCGAGACAGCGCCACACGCCCACAGGCTCGGCATCTTGTTTATCACTCACACGGACATCACCACACTGTAGAATCGCCCGCTGCAAATTCACCACCGAACGGCCACTGAACCTGGGAGAAGCACGGTCACTGCCATCAGCTTCGTTAACGTTGCCGCTGTACTGCATCACAGCATCCTCTACAAACGAGTCGTACCGATTGTCGCTAACAGTCGACGTGTACGCATACCGCACACCTTCAACAGGGTTCGCGCGAATGACAGCTACCGTCGGAACGAAATCTGAAGAACATCCACGGACCGAACTGAACAGTGCGGAGGCACAATGAGCTGCCTGAGAGAGAAGCGCAGAATCACACGAAACACCAGATGAATGCAGGATGAAAATATAGGATGGCATCAATCTTGAAAGAGAGGCCAGATCACCGCAGCCCTTtgtccaaaaaaaaaactcacgaTGTTTCTAATCACCCCCAGACACGATGGTGTCACGCCGTCGTCACTTCAGCTATCAATATGCCTTCCCTGCCACTTACGCTCCGCGCTACCGGCAGCACGGTCACacacaaagcaaaaatgTTTAAAGGTGCGGATATATGCAAGAAAAAGTTAGAGACTGGATgtcacaagaaaaaataatttgaGCGGTCACGCTCACCGAATTACCTTCGCCGTTTATGTTATCCCTACAGACACCCAAGGGACTTTATAACCCCATACCCAGAAATACATATAACAAAATATGGATATATGAAATTCAAAGgatttttcctcctccaaaTGTAACTGGGAAGAAATATGAACGGGGTAACCTTTTTGTCGCATGTCTCCGTACCAAGTTTTGGGCAAAGTAGCAGACGCTACATGATGCTTTCACTGCGGCCCTCCAGCAACTTCACAGCACGGGCAAATATTTGTTCCTTGATGTCGTTGACGGTACACACCGTACTGTAGTCGTCTATTGCCTCCTTTAGCTTCTCCGGGCTCTCGCACTCCATCGCCTCGATAATGGCTGTGATGAGCATATGCTCACGTGTGTACTCATTAAACTGTGGGTCAAGCTCTTGGTATTCAGTGAAGCGCTCTCGCACCGACTCCACGCCTACAGAAACGTTTTCGCTTGTCAATGTGGATAATTGCGATAACAGCGCCATGAAAAACAAATTCCTTGCGCCCAGTCGTGCTGCACGGTCGTCGAGTGCCTTGCGTGCCAGTCGGTCGTACATCATGAGCGCTCCTTCATAGTTCCCCCCCTTTATCATCTGCTCCGCCATCGACTTCAATACGTCAGCCGCCATTGTGTGTGATCCCTGAGCCTCGTAATATTTGGTAGCCCGATCCAGCCACTCCACCGCACGTTCATCAGAACCGAGGAGTTCGCTAAGGCTCAAGCATGCCTTTGCTGCCTTGACGTTTTGTCGCTTCCTGTCGTAGGTATCAACGATTTGCTCGTACAAGCGCGTGGCAGCTTTCACATCA includes:
- a CDS encoding predicted zinc finger protein, which produces MSRGADRGVTVEMIREAATALMRKMEGGHVDLLPAACMPDAQGDALSTNVSSGSGLESLSGVYERYLCGGSGHADERYIPREGVDSADGNEWLDLLADISDAEIDAAVANLASERRAQYEEQYRSGNDAGFVLINKGSGCSPSGNVDPTQSGEEVENIRRAGGDCSVHQKADENILYFGGIVELTHSCEWRPDMGGATDGGVYTFDHQKDSAPLEPDFGSNPSTDSTHIAAPVPEITREGLSSSPHIGGDFDSYVRDKVRLQLLVDRVAERAREIATREVLGSVREAVEGRDDRVRRYVKRNEEIRGDLVHLLVLMRQLHRQAIADHAGDPFRVQPWERDESVTSCNACSRSFTHLVRRHHCRRCGLIYCHDCSSFLGKLPDRAGCLESSRNWVRVCEGCYTVCCEHRRYVNSIPPPPPPSCHEREGNSPKDPCLSLPLYCKNGKGTLTDGMPPFYVVLPEESYSPSTTVLSLWANALYKGPHRLFGLAEDGAAALYRISAPKFQELLTSTIGTVKSISGYGAKERWK